One genomic region from Amycolatopsis sp. FBCC-B4732 encodes:
- a CDS encoding ABC transporter ATP-binding protein, with translation MTGGPAFALNGLTKRFGRVTAVGGVTVEVARGEVVALLGPNGAGKSTTVDMLLGLTRPDAGEVIVAGGSPREAVDRGLVGAMMQNGALLPDVTVGEIVDLVVSTHEKPLPAAEVLARAGLTDLVKRRCGKLSGGERQRVRFALALAGDPQLLVLDEPTAAMDVDGRRAFWAAIREFAATGRTVLFATHYLAEAEDYADRVVLMRHGAVVADGPVAEVRAAVSGRVLKAVVPEATEAGLAVLPGVTSVQLRAGRAELACADSDAAIRALLAAHPLASDIEITALGLEEAFLALTAEEAAA, from the coding sequence ATGACTGGGGGACCGGCGTTCGCGCTCAACGGCCTCACCAAGAGGTTCGGCCGGGTCACGGCGGTCGGCGGCGTGACCGTCGAGGTCGCGCGCGGCGAGGTCGTCGCGCTGCTCGGGCCGAACGGCGCGGGCAAGTCGACCACCGTCGACATGCTGCTCGGGCTGACCAGGCCGGACGCGGGGGAGGTGATCGTCGCGGGTGGCAGCCCGCGCGAAGCCGTCGACCGGGGGCTGGTCGGCGCGATGATGCAGAACGGCGCGCTGCTGCCGGACGTCACGGTCGGCGAGATCGTCGACCTGGTCGTCTCCACGCACGAGAAGCCGCTGCCCGCGGCCGAGGTGCTCGCCCGCGCCGGCCTGACGGACCTCGTCAAACGCCGCTGCGGCAAGCTTTCCGGCGGCGAACGGCAGCGCGTCCGGTTCGCGCTCGCGCTGGCCGGCGACCCGCAGCTGCTCGTGCTCGACGAGCCGACCGCCGCGATGGACGTCGACGGCAGGCGCGCGTTCTGGGCGGCCATCCGCGAGTTCGCCGCGACCGGCCGGACCGTGCTGTTCGCGACGCACTACCTGGCCGAGGCCGAGGACTACGCCGACCGCGTGGTGCTGATGCGCCACGGCGCCGTCGTCGCCGACGGCCCGGTCGCCGAGGTCCGGGCCGCGGTGTCCGGCCGCGTGCTCAAGGCCGTCGTGCCCGAGGCCACCGAAGCCGGCTTGGCCGTGCTGCCCGGCGTCACCAGCGTCCAGCTGCGCGCGGGCCGCGCCGAGCTGGCCTGCGCCGACTCCGACGCCGCCATCCGCGCCCTGCTCGCCGCGCACCCGCTGGCGTCCGACATCGAGATCACCGCGCTGGGCCTCGAAGAGGCTTTCCTGGCGCTCACCGCCGAGGAGGCCGCCGCGTGA
- a CDS encoding transcriptional regulator, which yields MSELPQLDPVIHAQARLRVTVALAGLRSGDQITFPRLQQLLDMTAGNLSTHLRKLEDAEYVEITKAFEHRTPVTLVRLTGRGRAAFESYTQALHQLLDATGED from the coding sequence ATGAGCGAACTCCCCCAGCTCGACCCCGTCATCCACGCCCAGGCCCGGCTGCGGGTCACCGTCGCGCTCGCCGGCCTGCGCTCCGGCGACCAGATCACTTTCCCGCGGCTGCAGCAGCTGCTGGACATGACGGCCGGCAACCTCTCGACGCACCTGCGCAAGCTCGAGGACGCCGAGTACGTCGAGATCACCAAGGCGTTCGAGCACCGCACGCCGGTCACGCTGGTCCGGCTGACCGGCCGTGGGCGGGCCGCGTTCGAGAGCTACACCCAGGCGCTCCACCAGCTGCTGGACGCCACCGGCGAGGACTGA
- a CDS encoding amino acid ABC transporter permease: MAGPEPLPIVRLRHWGRWVAAAIILALLVLLGIALGNAQIEWNQVPDFVFYKVMATGLLNTVVLAVLSQAVAIVLGIVIALLRRSANPVARWFAAGYIWIFRGLPVLLQILLWYNLALVFPVIDIPFLVHEQTNVLISAFTAAFLGLALNESAYMAEIVRAGLNSVDSGQTEAAKSIGMTPAAALRRVVLPQAMRVIIPPTGNDFINMLKGTSMASVIGVTELIHAANNISSNNLLVMETLLAAAVWYMVVVTVAGVGQHYLERSFGQADRGPLSRAGKALRGVPLVRSARV, translated from the coding sequence ATGGCGGGTCCTGAGCCACTGCCCATCGTCCGGCTCCGGCACTGGGGCCGCTGGGTCGCCGCCGCGATCATCCTCGCGCTGCTCGTGCTGCTGGGCATCGCGCTCGGCAACGCGCAGATCGAGTGGAACCAGGTCCCGGACTTCGTCTTCTACAAGGTGATGGCGACCGGCCTGCTCAACACCGTCGTGCTGGCGGTGCTGTCCCAGGCCGTCGCGATCGTGCTCGGCATCGTCATCGCCCTGCTGCGCCGCAGCGCCAACCCGGTCGCCCGGTGGTTCGCCGCCGGGTACATCTGGATCTTCCGCGGGCTGCCGGTGCTGCTGCAGATCCTGCTCTGGTACAATCTGGCGCTCGTCTTCCCGGTCATCGACATCCCTTTCCTGGTCCACGAGCAGACGAATGTGCTGATCAGCGCGTTCACCGCCGCGTTCCTCGGCCTGGCGCTCAACGAAAGCGCGTACATGGCCGAAATCGTGCGGGCGGGCCTGAACAGCGTCGACAGCGGGCAGACGGAAGCGGCGAAGTCGATCGGCATGACGCCGGCCGCCGCGCTGCGCCGGGTCGTGCTGCCCCAGGCCATGCGCGTGATCATCCCGCCGACCGGCAACGACTTCATCAACATGCTCAAGGGCACGTCGATGGCGTCGGTGATCGGCGTGACCGAGCTGATCCACGCGGCCAACAACATCTCGTCCAACAACCTGCTGGTGATGGAGACGCTGCTGGCCGCGGCCGTCTGGTACATGGTCGTGGTGACCGTCGCCGGCGTCGGCCAGCACTACCTGGAACGCTCGTTCGGGCAGGCCGACCGCGGGCCCCTGTCCCGCGCCGGCAAGGCGTTGCGCGGCGTGCCGCTGGTGAGGAGTGCCCGTGTCTGA
- a CDS encoding amino acid ABC transporter ATP-binding protein — MSEPLLRAVGVKKSYGHTEVLGGIDLEVHKGQVVCLLGPSGAGKSTFLRCINHLETIDAGQIWVDGEPIGFRQRGGKLYELRERDVARQRRDIGMVFQRFNLFAHRTALENVVEGPVRVLGLKPDDAREQGLELLDRVGLGHRGDAYPAQLSGGQQQRVAIARSLAMKPKLMLFDEPTSALDPELVGEVLEVMSTLAGEGMTMVVVTHEMSFAAEAADEVVFLADGAVVETGPPSEVLSAPKHERTRQFLARILA; from the coding sequence GTGTCTGAGCCGCTGCTGCGCGCCGTCGGCGTCAAGAAGTCCTACGGCCACACCGAAGTCCTCGGCGGCATCGACCTCGAAGTCCACAAGGGACAGGTCGTCTGCCTGCTCGGGCCGTCCGGCGCCGGGAAGAGCACGTTCCTGCGCTGCATCAACCACCTGGAGACGATCGACGCCGGCCAGATCTGGGTCGACGGGGAGCCGATCGGCTTCCGGCAGCGCGGCGGGAAGCTGTACGAACTGCGCGAGCGCGACGTCGCCCGCCAGCGCCGGGACATCGGCATGGTGTTCCAGCGGTTCAACCTCTTCGCCCACCGGACCGCGCTGGAGAACGTCGTCGAGGGCCCGGTCCGGGTGCTCGGCCTCAAGCCGGACGACGCCCGGGAGCAGGGGCTCGAGCTGCTCGACCGCGTCGGGCTCGGGCACCGCGGTGACGCCTACCCGGCGCAGCTGTCCGGCGGGCAGCAGCAGCGGGTGGCGATCGCGCGGTCGCTGGCGATGAAACCGAAGCTGATGCTGTTCGACGAGCCGACGTCGGCGCTGGACCCGGAGCTGGTCGGCGAGGTGCTGGAAGTGATGAGTACGTTGGCGGGGGAGGGGATGACGATGGTCGTCGTGACGCACGAGATGAGCTTCGCCGCGGAGGCCGCCGACGAGGTGGTGTTCCTGGCCGACGGCGCCGTCGTCGAGACCGGGCCGCCGTCGGAGGTGCTGAGCGCGCCGAAGCACGAGCGGACCCGGCAGTTCCTGGCGAGGATCCTCGCGTGA
- a CDS encoding effector-associated constant component EACC1, which translates to MTEPDTRALVRLEAEGGADEEELDRLARRLRAELGELDVDLRATPGELPPGAKAADPVTIGSLVVAFSAAGGVFPGLVETLKEWLGRQAGKHRIKVTIDGDTVELERATSAERQELIDAFVRRHA; encoded by the coding sequence ATGACCGAACCGGACACCCGGGCGCTGGTGCGGCTGGAAGCGGAGGGCGGCGCCGACGAGGAGGAACTCGACCGGCTCGCCCGCCGGCTGCGCGCCGAGCTGGGCGAGCTGGACGTGGACCTGCGGGCCACGCCCGGCGAGCTCCCGCCGGGCGCGAAAGCGGCGGACCCGGTGACGATCGGCTCGCTGGTGGTGGCCTTCAGCGCGGCGGGCGGCGTGTTCCCGGGGCTGGTGGAGACGCTGAAGGAGTGGCTCGGCCGCCAGGCGGGCAAGCACCGCATCAAGGTGACGATCGACGGCGACACGGTGGAACTGGAGCGGGCGACGTCGGCGGAGCGGCAGGAGCTGATCGACGCCTTCGTCCGGCGCCATGCCTAG
- a CDS encoding aminotransferase class V-fold PLP-dependent enzyme has protein sequence MTRISPRYLLQFDEPAGYLDFARFGPPSHAVLDTTAALLDQATTAGPSTVDELMRQEVRAKAAAARLSGSDTDHTVLLPHTSLGLFQAAFHSSGEVLVSASEFPANTYPWARAEQAGRLRVRRLTSGYVTPERVAEALTPEITTVSVSAVDFRTGFRADLAALRDVVGDRLLVVDGIQGFGVIEAPWEVADVLVVGGQKWLRAGWGTGFAVLSDNALERMDPVLSGWTGARDPGLFDDEIHAPDGTAQAWSISNLSPITSGAFAEALELVEDAGVAAIAARIAERITSFEEVLASCGAEVVSAVDRRAGILAFTLPGHPAEQVGAALANAGIAATVRPEHVRLSPHASTPAAAADLLRSALETLTAPREPLVVPAAGATTHEVLTALVPAIPGLAAMLGPGNEVLLHDLSRLPDSIVAIAGDLTGRSVGGPMTDLLLGLVRRGTTQDLTNYRTHGPDGRPIRSSTLFLRDADGVAVGCLCVNSVDASASAGGNGEPETFPPDVDSLQRFLVDRAVTKAGIPVDLMKKRHKAAVVRELDEAGYFLIKDAVDHLAGRLDVTRYTIYNYLNEIRA, from the coding sequence GTGACGCGGATTTCGCCCCGGTACCTGCTCCAGTTCGACGAGCCCGCCGGCTACCTCGACTTCGCCCGCTTCGGCCCGCCGTCGCACGCGGTGCTCGACACCACGGCCGCGCTGCTCGACCAGGCCACCACGGCCGGTCCGTCCACTGTGGACGAGCTGATGCGGCAGGAGGTCCGCGCCAAGGCCGCCGCCGCGCGGCTGTCCGGTTCGGACACCGACCACACCGTGCTGCTGCCCCACACGAGTCTCGGGTTGTTCCAGGCCGCGTTCCACAGCTCGGGCGAGGTGCTGGTGTCGGCGTCGGAGTTCCCGGCCAACACCTATCCGTGGGCCCGCGCCGAGCAGGCCGGCCGGCTGCGCGTGCGCCGGTTGACCAGCGGTTACGTGACGCCGGAGCGGGTCGCGGAAGCGCTGACGCCGGAGATCACCACGGTCAGCGTCTCCGCGGTCGACTTCCGCACCGGTTTCCGCGCCGACCTGGCCGCGCTGCGCGACGTCGTCGGCGACCGGCTGCTGGTCGTCGACGGCATCCAGGGCTTCGGCGTGATCGAGGCGCCGTGGGAGGTCGCCGACGTGCTGGTCGTCGGCGGGCAGAAGTGGCTGCGCGCGGGCTGGGGCACCGGCTTCGCGGTGCTGAGCGACAACGCGCTGGAGCGGATGGACCCCGTGCTGTCCGGCTGGACCGGCGCGCGCGACCCCGGCCTGTTCGACGACGAGATCCACGCGCCCGACGGCACCGCGCAGGCGTGGTCGATCTCCAACCTCAGCCCGATCACCTCCGGCGCGTTCGCCGAGGCGCTCGAGCTGGTCGAGGACGCCGGGGTGGCCGCCATCGCGGCGCGGATCGCCGAGCGGATCACCTCGTTCGAGGAGGTGCTGGCCTCGTGCGGCGCCGAGGTGGTGTCGGCGGTGGACCGGCGGGCCGGGATCCTCGCGTTCACGCTGCCCGGCCACCCCGCCGAGCAGGTCGGCGCGGCGCTGGCCAACGCCGGGATAGCGGCGACCGTGCGGCCCGAACACGTCCGGTTGTCGCCGCACGCGTCGACGCCGGCGGCCGCGGCGGACCTGCTGCGGTCCGCGCTGGAGACGTTGACGGCGCCGCGGGAGCCCCTGGTCGTGCCGGCCGCGGGCGCGACCACGCACGAGGTGCTCACCGCGCTGGTGCCGGCGATCCCGGGGCTGGCGGCGATGCTCGGACCGGGCAACGAGGTGCTGCTGCACGACCTGAGCCGGCTGCCGGACTCGATCGTCGCGATCGCGGGTGACCTGACCGGCCGCAGCGTCGGCGGCCCGATGACCGACCTGCTGCTCGGCCTGGTCCGCCGTGGCACCACGCAGGACCTGACGAACTACCGCACGCACGGCCCGGACGGGCGGCCGATCCGCTCGTCGACGCTGTTCCTGCGCGACGCCGACGGGGTGGCGGTCGGCTGCCTGTGCGTCAACAGCGTCGACGCGTCGGCTTCGGCCGGCGGCAACGGCGAGCCGGAGACTTTCCCACCGGACGTCGACAGCCTGCAGCGGTTCCTCGTCGACCGGGCGGTCACCAAGGCCGGCATCCCGGTGGACCTGATGAAGAAGCGGCACAAGGCGGCGGTGGTGCGCGAACTCGACGAGGCCGGTTATTTCCTCATCAAGGACGCGGTGGACCACCTGGCCGGGCGGCTCGACGTCACGCGCTACACGATCTACAACTACCTCAACGAAATCCGCGCCTGA
- a CDS encoding DNA polymerase IV produces the protein MARWVIHLDLDAFYASAEQLTRPTLAGRPVLVGGLGPRGVVAGASYESRAFGIKSAMPMAQARRLLPANGVIVPPRFRVYERLSQDVFAVVSAVAPVLEKISLDEAFAEPPSLVGASPAAVTEFCESLRAAIRAETGLVASIGAGNGKQIAKIASDEAKPDGLLVVPQGTEREFLAPLPVRALWGIGPVAEGKLRFIGVQTLGQLAALSEQDAVATLGGVVGRDLRRLATGADDRPVAGRAETKQVSAETTFDTDIKDLASLKAEVRRIAVGAHQRLLKAERVARTVVIKLRHTDMHTVTRSETISAPTDDLAELAATAERLLLDPAEFGGIRLAGVAYSGLSVPHQDALFTLAAPAAPSTSTVVSAPAPSAPSEWRQGDDVVHEEFGTGWVQGAGHGRVTVRFEHRSSGPGVARTFPQSDPALRRGEPGDCLK, from the coding sequence GTGGCTCGCTGGGTGATCCACCTCGACCTGGACGCCTTCTACGCCTCGGCCGAGCAGCTCACCCGCCCGACGCTGGCCGGGCGCCCGGTGCTCGTCGGCGGCCTCGGCCCCCGCGGGGTCGTCGCCGGTGCCAGCTACGAGTCCCGCGCGTTCGGCATCAAGTCGGCGATGCCGATGGCCCAGGCGCGGCGGCTGCTGCCGGCGAACGGCGTCATCGTGCCGCCGCGGTTCCGTGTCTACGAACGGCTCAGCCAGGACGTGTTCGCCGTCGTCTCCGCGGTGGCGCCGGTGCTGGAGAAGATCTCGCTCGACGAAGCTTTCGCCGAACCACCGTCGCTCGTCGGTGCTTCGCCGGCCGCGGTCACGGAGTTCTGCGAGTCGTTGCGGGCGGCGATCCGCGCGGAAACCGGCCTGGTGGCGTCGATCGGCGCGGGCAACGGCAAGCAGATCGCGAAGATCGCGTCCGACGAGGCCAAACCGGACGGCCTGCTGGTCGTGCCGCAGGGCACCGAGCGGGAGTTCCTGGCGCCGCTGCCGGTGCGCGCGCTGTGGGGGATCGGCCCGGTCGCGGAGGGCAAGCTGCGGTTCATCGGCGTCCAGACGCTCGGGCAGCTGGCGGCACTGTCCGAACAGGACGCCGTCGCCACGCTCGGCGGTGTGGTCGGCCGCGACCTGCGCCGCCTCGCGACCGGCGCCGACGACCGCCCGGTGGCCGGGCGCGCCGAGACCAAGCAGGTCAGCGCCGAAACGACGTTCGACACCGACATCAAGGACCTGGCCTCCTTGAAGGCGGAGGTCCGGCGCATCGCCGTCGGCGCGCACCAGCGGCTGCTCAAGGCCGAGCGCGTGGCGCGGACGGTCGTGATCAAGCTGCGGCACACCGACATGCACACGGTGACCCGCTCGGAGACGATCTCGGCCCCGACCGACGACCTGGCCGAGCTGGCCGCGACGGCGGAGCGCCTGCTGCTGGACCCGGCGGAGTTCGGCGGCATCCGCCTGGCGGGGGTGGCCTACAGCGGCCTTTCCGTACCGCACCAGGACGCGCTGTTCACCTTGGCGGCCCCGGCGGCGCCCTCGACGTCGACGGTGGTGTCGGCGCCGGCTCCCTCCGCCCCGTCGGAGTGGCGGCAGGGCGACGACGTGGTCCACGAGGAGTTCGGCACGGGCTGGGTCCAGGGCGCGGGCCACGGCCGCGTGACGGTCCGCTTCGAGCACCGGTCGTCCGGCCCCGGCGTGGCCCGCACCTTCCCCCAGTCCGACCCGGCCCTGCGCCGCGGCGAACCCGGGGACTGCCTGAAGTAG
- a CDS encoding caspase, EACC1-associated type, with the protein MPSRHALLIATETYADPALRRLTAPGGDARELAAVLSDPAVAGFEVTTLVDRPHHVVGEAVGEFYRDRHRDELTLLYFTGHGVKDDDGSLYLAMANTRRDSLMFTALAAELIDRAMAGCASRQKVLILDCCYSGAFPAGKLTKAGTDVHTLERFQGRGRAVLTASDATQYSFEGDAVVGSAARSVFTRHLVAGLRDGSADLDGDGDVTVDELYSYVHERVVAEMPRQRPKHQSDVEGRIVLARNPRWTLPEYLRHGLASPIASDRLNALEGLKRLHRVGNDLVRERTAAEIRRLAEDDSRQVSTAAGTWLAGHARGAVPVVSSEPRPVHEKAREPESAADVEQPAREAASRSRATGNAQLPVGLAPRRASEPGPGKEPGTGREVRIAFAVLFLLALVLLLIGILQSHG; encoded by the coding sequence ATGCCTAGCCGGCACGCTCTGCTGATCGCGACCGAGACGTACGCAGACCCGGCCCTGCGCCGCCTGACCGCGCCGGGCGGCGACGCTCGAGAGTTGGCGGCGGTGCTGAGCGACCCGGCGGTGGCGGGGTTCGAGGTGACGACCTTGGTCGACCGGCCCCACCACGTGGTGGGCGAAGCAGTCGGCGAATTCTACCGCGACCGCCACCGCGACGAGCTGACGTTGCTGTACTTCACCGGCCACGGCGTCAAGGACGACGACGGCAGTCTGTACCTCGCGATGGCGAACACCCGTCGGGACAGCCTGATGTTCACGGCGCTGGCGGCGGAGCTGATCGACCGTGCGATGGCGGGCTGCGCTTCGCGGCAGAAGGTACTGATACTGGACTGCTGCTACAGCGGCGCATTCCCGGCCGGGAAATTGACGAAGGCGGGCACGGACGTGCACACGCTGGAGCGGTTTCAAGGTCGCGGCCGTGCGGTGCTGACAGCGTCCGACGCGACGCAGTATTCCTTCGAGGGCGACGCGGTGGTGGGTTCGGCGGCTCGGTCGGTGTTCACCCGGCACCTGGTGGCGGGCCTGCGCGACGGCAGCGCGGACCTGGACGGTGACGGGGACGTCACGGTCGACGAGCTGTACAGCTACGTCCACGAGCGGGTGGTGGCGGAGATGCCGCGGCAGCGCCCGAAGCACCAGTCCGATGTGGAGGGCCGGATCGTGCTGGCGCGCAACCCGCGGTGGACGCTGCCGGAGTACCTGCGGCACGGGCTGGCGAGCCCGATCGCTTCGGACCGGTTGAACGCGTTGGAGGGGTTGAAGCGGCTGCACCGGGTCGGGAACGACCTGGTGCGCGAACGAACGGCGGCGGAGATCCGGCGGCTGGCGGAAGACGACAGCCGTCAAGTCAGCACGGCCGCGGGAACTTGGCTCGCCGGGCACGCGCGAGGAGCCGTGCCGGTGGTTTCCTCCGAACCGCGGCCAGTGCACGAGAAGGCCCGAGAACCCGAGTCCGCGGCGGATGTGGAGCAGCCCGCCCGGGAAGCGGCGAGTCGGTCGCGGGCCACCGGCAACGCCCAGCTGCCGGTCGGCCTGGCACCTCGCCGTGCTTCGGAGCCCGGTCCCGGGAAGGAACCCGGAACCGGCCGGGAGGTACGTATCGCCTTCGCTGTGCTCTTCCTTCTCGCGCTGGTTCTCCTCCTGATCGGGATCCTGCAAAGCCACGGGTAG
- a CDS encoding alpha/beta hydrolase codes for MRRSVFAVVAAAAVASALVAAPAADAAPAKEASIAWGACTDPTLVAAGAECGFLGVPLDYRKPAGEQVQLAVSRVKHKVADAQYQGVMLTNPGGPGGSGLLLATRGPRVPNHAGDAYDWVGFDPRGVGSSKPALSCDPNYMDYNRPQYVPFTPQLEKTWLDRSKGYAEACAKNNSKALLENMKTTDTVQDMDSIRKALGQKQLNFYGYSYGTYLGQVYGSLYPQNVRRMVLDSTVDPRGVWYGDNLNQDVAFDKNILIWFGWLAQHDDVYHLGKTQSAVQRVVNEQLLKAQFTPAGGVIGPDEILDVIQQASYYQLRWTLLGDALSRFVNNGDWQNWKTLFEAFGGRGDDNGYAVYLAVQCTDVQWPQSWNQWKRDNWRTFTKAPYFTWQNAWFNAPCLYWPAKAGKPAKIDGRGVQSVLMIDETLDAATPFEGSLEVRSRFPGASLISEPGGTSHAITPRGNACVDTKIADYLATGALPVRKPGRTADVECAPLPQPTPPAPTAAKADVAATQGLVAGRFTG; via the coding sequence GTGAGACGTAGCGTTTTCGCCGTGGTCGCGGCCGCCGCGGTGGCGTCGGCTCTCGTGGCCGCGCCGGCCGCGGATGCCGCGCCGGCGAAGGAAGCGTCGATCGCCTGGGGTGCGTGCACCGATCCGACGCTCGTCGCCGCCGGGGCCGAGTGCGGGTTCCTGGGGGTGCCACTCGACTACCGGAAGCCGGCCGGAGAGCAGGTGCAGCTCGCCGTCAGCCGCGTCAAGCACAAGGTCGCCGACGCGCAGTACCAGGGCGTCATGCTCACCAACCCGGGCGGGCCCGGCGGGTCCGGCCTGCTGCTGGCCACCCGCGGGCCGCGCGTGCCCAACCACGCCGGGGACGCCTACGACTGGGTCGGCTTCGACCCGCGCGGCGTCGGTTCCAGCAAGCCCGCGCTGAGCTGCGACCCGAACTACATGGACTACAACCGTCCCCAGTACGTGCCGTTCACCCCGCAGCTGGAGAAGACCTGGCTGGACCGCTCCAAGGGGTATGCCGAGGCCTGCGCGAAGAACAACTCCAAGGCCCTCCTCGAGAACATGAAGACGACGGACACGGTCCAGGACATGGACTCGATCCGGAAGGCGCTCGGCCAGAAGCAGCTGAACTTCTACGGCTACTCCTACGGCACCTACCTCGGCCAGGTGTACGGCTCGCTGTACCCGCAGAACGTCCGCCGCATGGTGCTCGACTCGACCGTCGACCCGCGGGGCGTCTGGTACGGCGACAACCTCAACCAGGACGTCGCGTTCGACAAGAACATCCTCATCTGGTTCGGCTGGCTCGCCCAGCACGACGACGTCTACCACCTCGGCAAGACGCAGTCCGCGGTGCAGCGCGTGGTCAACGAGCAGCTGCTCAAGGCGCAGTTCACCCCGGCCGGCGGTGTGATCGGCCCGGACGAGATCCTCGACGTCATCCAGCAGGCCAGCTACTACCAGCTGCGGTGGACGCTGCTGGGCGACGCGCTGTCCCGGTTCGTCAACAACGGTGACTGGCAGAACTGGAAGACGCTGTTCGAGGCCTTCGGCGGCCGCGGCGACGACAACGGCTACGCGGTCTACCTCGCCGTCCAGTGCACCGACGTCCAGTGGCCGCAGAGCTGGAACCAGTGGAAGCGCGACAACTGGCGGACCTTCACCAAGGCGCCGTACTTCACCTGGCAGAACGCCTGGTTCAACGCGCCCTGCCTGTACTGGCCGGCGAAGGCCGGGAAGCCGGCCAAGATCGACGGCCGCGGCGTGCAGAGCGTCCTGATGATCGATGAGACGCTCGACGCGGCGACGCCGTTCGAGGGCAGCCTCGAGGTCCGCAGCCGGTTCCCGGGCGCTTCGCTGATCTCGGAGCCGGGCGGCACCAGCCACGCGATCACCCCGCGCGGCAACGCGTGCGTCGACACCAAGATCGCCGACTACCTGGCGACGGGCGCGCTCCCGGTCCGCAAGCCGGGCCGCACGGCCGACGTCGAGTGCGCCCCGCTGCCGCAGCCGACGCCGCCGGCGCCGACCGCGGCCAAGGCCGATGTCGCGGCGACGCAAGGCTTGGTCGCCGGACGGTTCACCGGCTGA
- a CDS encoding ABC transporter permease, which yields MNTTYLTLEIKRIVRSPQFTIFTIGMPVAMYLLFGAIFGDYVLDNGLHSSTQTMIGMAAYGASGGALFTGTRVAQERTDGWQRQLRLTPMRGPGYLAVKVASAMAVALPVLLAIFFVGFLRGEPLTAAEWGRQLVFLWAATLPFAVLGLAIGLFGKGDTVGAVTGALMMPLGMLGGLWIPLEILPGWMATVAHFVPTYWLRRVGLDPLTHASGTWVAVLVLAGWLVLPALVVVRRFRLDTARL from the coding sequence GTGAACACCACTTACCTGACCCTCGAGATCAAGCGGATCGTCCGCAGCCCGCAGTTCACGATCTTCACCATCGGCATGCCGGTGGCCATGTACCTGCTCTTCGGGGCCATCTTCGGCGACTACGTCCTGGACAACGGCCTGCACTCGAGCACGCAGACGATGATCGGCATGGCCGCGTACGGCGCCAGCGGCGGCGCCCTGTTCACCGGCACCCGGGTGGCGCAGGAACGCACGGACGGCTGGCAGCGCCAGCTCCGCCTGACGCCGATGCGCGGCCCCGGCTACCTCGCCGTCAAGGTCGCGTCGGCGATGGCCGTCGCCCTGCCGGTGCTGCTGGCGATCTTCTTCGTCGGCTTCCTGCGGGGGGAACCGCTCACCGCCGCCGAATGGGGCCGTCAGCTGGTGTTCCTGTGGGCGGCGACGCTCCCGTTCGCCGTCCTCGGCCTGGCCATCGGCCTGTTCGGCAAGGGCGACACGGTCGGCGCGGTCACCGGCGCGCTGATGATGCCGCTCGGCATGCTCGGCGGCCTGTGGATCCCGCTGGAGATCCTGCCCGGCTGGATGGCGACGGTGGCGCACTTCGTGCCGACGTACTGGCTGCGCCGGGTCGGCCTCGACCCGCTGACGCACGCGTCCGGGACGTGGGTCGCGGTGCTCGTGCTGGCGGGGTGGCTCGTGCTCCCGGCACTGGTGGTCGTGCGCCGCTTCCGGCTGGACACGGCCAGGCTCTGA